A genomic segment from Pseudomonas sessilinigenes encodes:
- a CDS encoding trimeric intracellular cation channel family protein: MMLLMLYLIAITAEAMTGALSAGRRGMDWFGVVLIACVTALGGGSVRDVLLGHYPLTWVKHPEYLVLTSVAALVTIFIAPLMRHLRSLFLVLDAVGLVAFTLIGCMTALEMGHGMLVASVSGVITGVFGGILRDIFCNDIPLIFRRELYASVSFAAAWCYMLCIYLQLPSEQSILVTLFGGFLLRLLAIRFHWEMPKFVYNDEH; the protein is encoded by the coding sequence ATCATGCTGTTGATGCTCTACCTGATCGCCATTACCGCCGAAGCCATGACCGGCGCCCTTTCTGCCGGTCGTCGAGGCATGGACTGGTTCGGTGTCGTACTGATCGCCTGCGTCACGGCCCTGGGCGGTGGCTCGGTGCGTGATGTACTGCTCGGGCATTACCCGCTGACCTGGGTCAAGCACCCCGAGTACCTGGTGCTGACGTCAGTGGCGGCCTTGGTGACGATCTTCATCGCGCCGTTGATGCGCCACCTGCGCTCCTTGTTCCTGGTGCTGGATGCCGTTGGCCTGGTGGCCTTTACCCTGATTGGCTGCATGACCGCCCTGGAGATGGGGCACGGCATGCTGGTGGCTTCGGTCAGCGGGGTGATCACCGGGGTGTTCGGCGGGATTCTCAGGGATATCTTCTGCAACGACATTCCCCTGATCTTCAGGCGCGAGCTTTACGCCAGCGTGTCCTTCGCCGCGGCCTGGTGCTACATGTTGTGCATCTACCTGCAGTTACCCAGCGAGCAGTCGATCCTGGTCACCTTGTTCGGCGGCTTCCTGTTGCGCTTGCTGGCGATCCGTTTCCATTGGGAAATGCCCAAGTTCGTTTATAACGACGAGCATTGA
- the queG gene encoding tRNA epoxyqueuosine(34) reductase QueG codes for MSAITQDLPALAQSIKDWGRELGFQQVGISGLDLAEHEQHLERWLAAGYHGEMEYMGAHGSKRSHPEELVPGTLRVVSLRMDYLPGDTQMAQRLAQPSKAYVSRYALGRDYHKLIRKRVQQLAERIQQAIGPFGFRAFVDSAPVLEKAIAEQAGLGWIGKNTLVLNRKAGSYFFLSELFVDLPLPVDAPHASEHCGRCTACLDICPTNAFVGPYQLDARRCISYLTIELKNAIPEDLRPLIGNRVFGCDDCQIVCPWNRFARTSGEGDFKPRHNLDNAELAELFLWDEDQFLSSTEGSPLRRAGYERWLRNLAVGLGNAPSTIPVLEALKARQDYPSELVREHVQWALAQHASRQCSSL; via the coding sequence ATGTCCGCTATTACCCAGGATCTTCCCGCCCTCGCCCAATCCATCAAGGACTGGGGCCGCGAACTGGGCTTTCAACAGGTCGGCATCAGTGGCCTGGACCTGGCCGAACACGAACAGCACCTGGAGCGCTGGCTCGCGGCCGGCTACCACGGCGAGATGGAATACATGGGAGCCCACGGCAGCAAACGCTCCCACCCCGAGGAACTGGTGCCCGGTACCCTGCGCGTGGTGTCGCTGCGCATGGACTACCTGCCCGGCGATACCCAGATGGCCCAGCGCCTGGCCCAACCCTCCAAGGCCTACGTCTCGCGCTATGCCCTGGGCCGCGACTATCACAAGCTGATCCGCAAGCGCGTACAGCAATTGGCCGAGCGCATCCAGCAAGCCATCGGTCCCTTCGGCTTCCGCGCCTTCGTCGATAGCGCACCCGTGCTGGAAAAAGCCATCGCCGAACAAGCGGGCCTGGGCTGGATCGGCAAGAACACCCTGGTCCTCAACCGCAAGGCAGGCAGCTACTTCTTCCTCAGCGAGCTGTTCGTCGACCTGCCCCTGCCGGTGGATGCCCCCCACGCCAGCGAACATTGCGGGCGCTGCACTGCGTGCCTGGACATCTGCCCGACCAACGCCTTCGTCGGCCCCTACCAGCTCGATGCCCGACGCTGCATCTCCTACCTGACCATCGAGCTGAAGAACGCCATCCCCGAAGACCTGCGCCCGCTGATCGGCAATCGGGTATTCGGCTGCGACGACTGCCAGATCGTCTGCCCCTGGAATCGTTTCGCCCGCACCTCCGGGGAGGGCGACTTCAAGCCTCGGCACAATCTGGACAATGCCGAGCTGGCGGAGCTGTTCCTGTGGGACGAAGATCAATTCCTGAGCAGTACCGAGGGCTCGCCACTACGTCGCGCCGGCTATGAGCGCTGGCTGCGCAACCTGGCGGTAGGCCTGGGCAACGCCCCCTCCACGATCCCGGTGCTGGAAGCCCTCAAGGCCCGCCAGGACTATCCCTCGGAACTGGTGCGTGAACACGTGCAGTGGGCCCTGGCCCAGCACGCCAGCCGTCAATGCTCGTCGTTATAA
- a CDS encoding NAD(P)H-hydrate dehydratase encodes MPQTKHPLSEIQLLTAGQLPRLSCRSREAHKGQFGHVLLIGGDLGFAGAALLGAESALRSGAGLVSLATRGEHVAAAGARLPEVMALGVHSANQLMGLLERSSVVVIGPGLGQGAWGRSLLSAAANAVLPQVWDADALNLLALGDVSMPAGSVMTPHPGEAARLLGISTAEVQADRPAAARALSLRYATVVVLKGAGSLIASPDGRLARCDAGHPAMATAGLGDVLAGLLGGLLAQGLAVFDAACLAVWLHASAGERQGKLGRGLAASDLIPVIRQLLEEQSPCLS; translated from the coding sequence ATGCCGCAGACAAAACACCCCTTATCAGAGATTCAGTTGCTGACTGCTGGCCAGTTGCCGCGCTTGAGTTGCCGTTCTCGAGAAGCTCATAAAGGCCAGTTCGGCCATGTGCTGTTGATCGGTGGTGACCTGGGTTTTGCCGGGGCGGCCTTGCTGGGAGCCGAGAGCGCGCTGCGCAGCGGTGCGGGCTTGGTGTCACTGGCTACTCGTGGCGAACATGTAGCGGCGGCTGGAGCTCGGCTGCCTGAGGTCATGGCCCTGGGCGTTCATTCAGCCAACCAGCTGATGGGGTTGCTGGAGCGTTCTTCGGTGGTAGTGATCGGTCCCGGCCTGGGGCAAGGGGCCTGGGGGCGCAGCCTGCTGTCGGCGGCGGCCAATGCCGTGTTGCCCCAGGTATGGGACGCCGATGCCTTGAATCTGCTGGCCTTGGGGGATGTGAGCATGCCGGCCGGAAGTGTCATGACGCCACATCCTGGAGAGGCTGCCCGCTTGTTGGGTATTTCCACGGCTGAGGTTCAGGCGGACCGACCTGCAGCAGCCCGTGCCTTGAGCCTCCGATATGCAACGGTGGTCGTGCTCAAGGGCGCTGGCAGCTTGATAGCCAGTCCTGATGGGCGCCTGGCCCGCTGCGATGCCGGGCATCCGGCGATGGCTACGGCCGGCCTGGGCGATGTTCTCGCAGGTTTGCTTGGCGGGCTGCTGGCACAGGGCTTGGCGGTGTTCGATGCTGCCTGCCTGGCGGTCTGGCTGCATGCCAGCGCCGGCGAGCGGCAAGGTAAATTGGGCCGTGGACTGGCGGCCAGTGATCTGATTCCAGTCATTCGTCAGTTGTTGGAGGAGCAATCACCGTGTCTGAGTTAA
- the tsaE gene encoding tRNA (adenosine(37)-N6)-threonylcarbamoyltransferase complex ATPase subunit type 1 TsaE, whose product MSELTLYLADEQAMVEFGARIAQVTRGVGVIFLEGDLGAGKTTLSRGIIRGLGHSGAVKSPTFTLVEPYEIGTVRAFHFDLYRLVDPEELEFLGIRDYFEGDALCLLEWPARGAGFLPKPDLTITITPHNNGRCVHLLSQGSRGESWCAALALEFK is encoded by the coding sequence GTGTCTGAGTTAACCCTTTACCTGGCCGACGAGCAGGCCATGGTGGAATTTGGTGCACGCATTGCTCAGGTCACCCGTGGGGTAGGGGTGATCTTTCTCGAGGGCGACCTGGGGGCGGGCAAGACTACCCTGTCTCGGGGGATCATCCGTGGCCTGGGGCATTCGGGGGCGGTGAAGAGTCCGACCTTTACCCTGGTGGAGCCCTACGAAATTGGTACGGTGAGAGCCTTCCACTTCGACCTGTACCGGTTGGTGGACCCCGAGGAGTTGGAATTCCTGGGGATTCGTGATTATTTCGAGGGTGATGCCCTGTGCTTGCTGGAATGGCCTGCACGCGGTGCAGGCTTTTTGCCAAAGCCTGACCTGACCATTACCATTACCCCGCATAACAATGGGCGTTGCGTACATCTATTGTCCCAAGGCTCGCGAGGCGAGTCCTGGTGTGCCGCTTTGGCGTTGGAATTCAAATAA
- a CDS encoding N-acetylmuramoyl-L-alanine amidase — translation MGLGMRIRALVAVVGLLLTALAVEAVAATQVRSVRLWRAPDNTRLVFDLSGPVQHSVFTLTAPDRLVIDINGATLGGSLNVATANTPITAMRSAQRTPTDLRVVIDLKKAVTPKSFTLAPNAQYGNRLVVDLFDNPADAAPPAAPPPTVATVPAVPVTPAEPAIKLPPAPAGKRDIIVVIDAGHGGEDPGASGSRGQHEKDVVLSIARELQRQINGLKGFRAELTRTGDYFIPLRGRTEIARKKGADLFVSIHADAAPSTAAFGASVFALSERGATSETARWLADSENRSDLIGGAGNVSLDDKDRMLAGVLLDLSMTASLTSSLNVGQKVLNNIGRVTPLHKQRVEQAGFMVLKSPDIPSILVETGFISNSNEASKLATSSHQQALARSISSGVRQFFQQNPPPGTYIAWLRDSGKIAQGPREHRVNPGETLAMIAVRYQVSAAALRSANNLKSDELKVGQVLSVPGTELAAKE, via the coding sequence ATGGGGTTAGGTATGCGCATTCGCGCGTTGGTTGCTGTCGTAGGACTGTTGCTTACGGCATTGGCCGTCGAGGCTGTGGCCGCTACGCAGGTTCGCAGCGTCCGCCTATGGCGGGCACCGGATAACACGCGACTGGTATTCGACCTGTCCGGTCCGGTTCAGCACAGCGTCTTTACCCTCACGGCCCCCGATCGCCTGGTGATCGATATCAACGGCGCAACCCTGGGTGGTTCGCTGAATGTCGCCACGGCCAACACCCCGATCACCGCGATGCGCTCGGCACAACGTACGCCGACCGATTTGCGGGTGGTGATCGACCTGAAGAAGGCCGTCACGCCCAAGAGCTTCACCCTGGCGCCCAATGCCCAGTACGGTAACCGCCTGGTGGTCGATCTGTTCGACAACCCGGCCGATGCCGCGCCACCGGCTGCTCCACCGCCAACCGTGGCGACCGTGCCTGCGGTACCTGTCACTCCAGCGGAACCTGCCATCAAGCTGCCCCCGGCACCGGCCGGTAAGCGCGACATCATCGTGGTGATCGATGCCGGTCATGGCGGCGAGGACCCTGGTGCCTCCGGCTCCCGTGGCCAGCACGAGAAAGACGTGGTGCTGTCCATCGCTCGCGAGCTGCAACGCCAGATCAACGGTCTCAAGGGCTTTCGTGCCGAGTTGACCCGCACTGGCGATTACTTCATCCCGCTGCGCGGTCGTACCGAAATCGCCCGCAAGAAGGGCGCCGACCTGTTCGTTTCGATCCACGCCGACGCGGCGCCGTCGACGGCAGCCTTTGGCGCATCGGTGTTCGCCCTGTCCGAGCGTGGCGCGACTTCGGAAACCGCCCGCTGGTTGGCGGACAGCGAAAACCGCTCCGACTTGATCGGTGGTGCCGGCAACGTCAGCCTCGATGACAAGGACCGGATGTTGGCCGGGGTGCTGCTGGACCTTTCGATGACTGCATCCCTTACATCCAGCTTGAATGTGGGGCAGAAGGTCTTGAACAACATTGGCCGGGTGACGCCATTGCACAAGCAGCGCGTGGAACAGGCCGGGTTCATGGTGCTCAAGTCCCCGGATATTCCATCGATCCTGGTGGAGACCGGCTTCATCTCCAACTCCAACGAGGCCTCGAAGCTGGCCACCTCCAGCCACCAGCAGGCCCTGGCGCGCTCCATCAGCAGTGGCGTGCGGCAGTTCTTCCAACAGAACCCGCCACCGGGCACCTATATCGCCTGGCTGCGCGACTCCGGGAAAATCGCCCAGGGCCCGCGTGAGCACCGGGTCAATCCTGGAGAAACCCTGGCCATGATCGCCGTGCGCTACCAGGTTTCGGCGGCAGCGTTGCGCAGCGCCAACAACCTCAAGAGCGATGAGTTGAAAGTGGGGCAGGTTCTGAGCGTCCCCGGTACCGAGCTGGCGGCCAAGGAATGA
- the mutL gene encoding DNA mismatch repair endonuclease MutL, producing the protein MSESIVGGSRIELLSPRLANQIAAGEVVERPASVAKELLENSLDSGARRIEVEVEQGGVKLLRVRDNGSGIAPDDLPLALARHATSKIRELEDLEGVLSLGFRGEALASISSVARLTLTSRTVDATEAWQVETEGRDMTPRVQPAAHPVGTSVEVRDLFFNTPARRKFLKAEKTEFDHLQEVIRRLALARFDVAFHLRHNGKTIFSLHEAADEMARARRVGAICGPGFLEQALPIEVERNGLRLWGWVGLPTFSRSQADLQYFFVNGRAVRDKLVAHAVRQAYRDVLFNGRHPTFVLFLELDPTGVDVNVHPTKHEVRFREGRMVHDFLYGTLHRALADVRPEDQLAAPAAVSEMVRPSGLQAGEFGPQGEMRLASPVLEQPQGEQRPSFSSSGSGAGYQYQYTPRPSQPVNTGETQAVYREFYAPLENAQAAPGALPESQGDIPPLGYALAQLKGIYILAENAVGLVLVDMHAAHERIMYERLKVAMASEGLSGQPLLVPESLALSQREADCAEEHAQWFQRLGFELQRLGPETLAIRQIPALLKQAEANRLVQDVLADLMEYGTSDRIQAHLNELLGTMACHGAVRANRRLAIPEMNALLRDMENTERSGQCNHGRPTWTQMGLDDLDKLFLRGR; encoded by the coding sequence ATGAGTGAGTCGATCGTCGGCGGTTCGCGCATCGAGCTGCTCAGTCCGCGCCTGGCCAACCAGATCGCTGCCGGTGAGGTGGTTGAGCGACCGGCCTCGGTGGCCAAGGAATTGCTGGAGAACAGCCTGGACTCTGGTGCCCGGCGCATCGAGGTCGAGGTCGAGCAGGGTGGAGTGAAGCTGCTGCGTGTACGCGACAACGGCAGCGGGATTGCCCCGGACGACCTGCCGTTGGCCCTGGCGCGCCATGCCACCAGCAAGATCCGCGAGTTGGAAGATCTCGAGGGCGTGCTTAGCCTGGGGTTTCGCGGTGAGGCCCTGGCTTCGATCAGCTCGGTCGCCCGCCTGACCCTGACTTCGCGCACCGTCGATGCCACTGAGGCTTGGCAGGTAGAGACCGAGGGGCGCGACATGACCCCGCGTGTACAGCCGGCTGCGCATCCGGTCGGCACCTCGGTCGAAGTGCGCGACCTGTTTTTCAATACACCGGCCCGTCGAAAGTTCCTCAAGGCCGAGAAGACCGAGTTCGATCACCTGCAGGAAGTCATCCGGCGCCTGGCCTTGGCGCGTTTCGACGTGGCTTTCCACCTGCGCCACAACGGCAAGACTATTTTCAGCCTGCACGAAGCCGCCGACGAGATGGCTCGGGCGCGGCGTGTTGGCGCAATCTGTGGCCCTGGCTTTCTCGAGCAGGCGCTGCCGATCGAGGTCGAGCGCAACGGTTTGCGCCTGTGGGGCTGGGTTGGCTTGCCGACCTTCTCGCGCAGCCAGGCGGACTTGCAGTACTTCTTCGTCAATGGCCGCGCTGTGCGCGACAAGCTGGTCGCCCATGCCGTGCGCCAGGCCTACCGCGATGTACTGTTCAATGGCCGGCACCCGACCTTCGTGCTGTTCCTTGAGCTCGATCCCACGGGGGTCGACGTCAATGTGCACCCGACCAAGCACGAAGTGCGCTTTCGCGAAGGGCGGATGGTCCACGACTTCCTTTATGGCACCTTGCACCGTGCCCTGGCGGATGTGCGCCCCGAGGACCAGTTGGCGGCGCCGGCTGCGGTTTCCGAGATGGTGCGCCCCAGTGGCCTGCAGGCCGGAGAGTTCGGTCCGCAAGGCGAGATGCGCCTGGCTTCGCCGGTGCTGGAGCAACCCCAGGGAGAGCAGCGCCCGTCGTTTTCTTCGTCAGGTTCGGGCGCAGGGTATCAGTATCAATACACGCCGAGGCCGTCGCAGCCGGTGAATACCGGCGAGACCCAGGCGGTCTACCGGGAGTTCTATGCGCCGCTGGAAAATGCCCAGGCTGCGCCTGGCGCGCTGCCGGAAAGCCAGGGCGATATCCCGCCTCTGGGCTATGCGCTGGCGCAGCTCAAGGGAATCTACATCCTGGCGGAGAACGCCGTCGGTTTGGTGCTGGTAGACATGCATGCGGCCCACGAGCGAATCATGTACGAGCGCCTCAAGGTGGCCATGGCCAGCGAGGGACTCAGCGGCCAGCCATTGTTGGTGCCCGAGTCGCTTGCGTTGAGCCAGCGCGAGGCCGATTGCGCCGAAGAGCATGCCCAATGGTTCCAGCGCCTGGGTTTCGAACTGCAGCGCCTGGGGCCCGAGACCCTGGCGATCCGGCAGATCCCGGCCCTGCTCAAGCAGGCCGAGGCCAATCGACTGGTACAGGATGTGCTGGCGGACCTGATGGAGTACGGCACTAGCGATCGGATCCAGGCCCACCTCAACGAGCTGCTGGGAACCATGGCTTGCCACGGCGCCGTACGCGCCAATCGACGCCTGGCGATCCCGGAGATGAACGCACTGCTGCGTGACATGGAAAACACCGAGCGCAGTGGGCAGTGCAACCATGGCCGGCCGACCTGGACCCAAATGGGCCTGGATGACTTGGACAAACTCTTTCTGCGCGGCCGTTGA
- the miaA gene encoding tRNA (adenosine(37)-N6)-dimethylallyltransferase MiaA — MTQFPPAIFLMGPTAAGKTDLAIELTKVLPCELISVDSALVYRGMDIGTAKPSKELLAQFPHRLIDILDPADSYSAADFRTDALAAMADITARGKIPLLVGGTMLYYKALLEGLADMPPADPQVRAELEDEAQRLGWQALHDQLAAVDPESAARIHPNDPQRLTRALEVYRVSGLTMTAHRQRQLAQSTDAGASGRSQLPYTVANLAIAPANRQVLHQRIAQRFTQMLEQGFIDEVVALRSRSDLHAGLPSIRAVGYRQVWDYLDGKLTFAEMQERGIIATRQLAKRQFTWLRSWSDLQWLDSLDCDNLPRALKYLGTISILG, encoded by the coding sequence ATGACTCAGTTTCCTCCTGCGATTTTCCTGATGGGCCCGACCGCAGCGGGCAAGACCGACCTGGCCATCGAGCTGACCAAGGTGCTTCCTTGCGAGTTGATCAGTGTCGATTCGGCGCTGGTCTATAGAGGCATGGATATTGGTACCGCCAAGCCGTCCAAGGAGTTACTGGCGCAATTTCCCCACCGTTTGATCGATATCCTCGACCCGGCTGACAGCTATTCTGCGGCGGATTTTCGTACCGATGCCCTGGCGGCCATGGCCGATATCACGGCACGGGGCAAGATTCCGCTGCTGGTGGGTGGCACCATGCTCTATTACAAAGCGCTGCTCGAGGGCTTGGCGGACATGCCGCCGGCGGACCCTCAGGTGCGTGCCGAGTTGGAGGATGAGGCGCAGCGCCTGGGTTGGCAGGCATTGCACGATCAGTTGGCGGCTGTGGATCCTGAATCCGCTGCCCGAATCCATCCCAACGATCCCCAGCGCCTGACTCGGGCTCTGGAAGTCTATCGGGTCAGTGGCCTGACAATGACGGCCCATCGTCAGCGTCAATTGGCGCAAAGTACTGATGCAGGCGCATCGGGACGCAGTCAATTGCCCTATACTGTCGCCAATCTGGCCATCGCTCCGGCGAATCGCCAGGTACTGCACCAACGTATTGCACAAAGATTCACACAAATGTTGGAACAGGGGTTCATCGATGAGGTCGTAGCTCTGCGTTCGAGAAGTGACCTGCATGCCGGGTTGCCGTCTATACGTGCAGTGGGCTACCGCCAAGTCTGGGATTACCTGGATGGCAAGTTGACGTTCGCCGAAATGCAGGAACGGGGCATCATTGCCACGCGCCAATTGGCTAAACGCCAGTTTACCTGGTTACGCAGCTGGTCCGACCTGCAATGGTTGGACAGCTTGGATTGCGACAATCTGCCACGCGCCTTGAAATACTTAGGGACGATCTCCATATTGGGCTGA
- the hfq gene encoding RNA chaperone Hfq, with protein sequence MSKGHSLQDPYLNTLRKEKVGVSIYLVNGIKLQGTIESFDQFVILLKNTVSQMVYKHAISTVVPVRPIRLPSASESEQGDAEPGNA encoded by the coding sequence ATGTCAAAAGGGCATTCGCTACAAGACCCTTACTTGAATACATTGCGTAAAGAGAAAGTTGGGGTTTCCATCTATCTGGTCAACGGCATCAAGCTGCAAGGCACGATCGAGTCCTTCGACCAATTCGTCATCCTGCTGAAAAACACCGTCAGCCAGATGGTGTACAAGCACGCTATCTCGACAGTGGTTCCAGTTCGCCCGATTCGCCTGCCTAGCGCATCCGAGTCCGAACAGGGTGACGCTGAACCAGGTAACGCCTGA
- the hflX gene encoding ribosome rescue GTPase HflX, producing MFFERHGGGERAILVHLEGQDPEAREDPQEFQELAVSAGAETVAFINVPRHRPTAKYLVGSGKVEELRDLVKAEQVDLVIFNHVLTPSQERNLERAFECRVIDRTGLILDIFAQRARTHEGKLQVELAQLEHMSTRLVRGWTHLERQKGGIGLRGPGETQLETDRRLLRVRLRQIKARLEKVRSQREQARRGRKRADIPSVSLVGYTNAGKSTLFNAVTVSDVYAADQLFATLDPTLRRLELDDLGPIVLADTVGFIRHLPHKLVEAFRATLEESSNSDLLLHVIDAHEPERMAQIEQVMVVLGEIGAQDLPILEVYNKLDLLEGVEPQIQRDPDGKPQRVWLSARDGQGLDLLKQAIAELLGEDLFVGTLRLPQRFARLRAQFFQLNAVQKEDHDDEGVSLLAVRLPRAELNRLVSREGWQPSDFIEQHTLQ from the coding sequence TTGTTCTTTGAGCGCCACGGTGGTGGTGAGCGAGCCATTCTCGTTCACTTGGAAGGTCAGGACCCTGAGGCGCGCGAAGATCCGCAGGAGTTTCAGGAGCTGGCAGTATCGGCCGGCGCCGAGACCGTCGCGTTTATCAACGTGCCGCGTCATCGGCCAACCGCCAAATACCTGGTTGGCAGTGGCAAGGTCGAGGAGTTGCGCGACCTGGTCAAAGCCGAACAGGTAGACCTGGTGATTTTCAATCACGTCCTCACGCCCAGTCAGGAGCGTAACCTCGAACGTGCATTCGAGTGTCGCGTGATTGATCGAACGGGTCTGATCCTCGATATCTTCGCCCAACGCGCGCGGACTCATGAAGGCAAGCTCCAGGTCGAACTGGCCCAGCTTGAGCACATGAGCACTCGACTGGTGCGCGGCTGGACCCACCTTGAGCGGCAGAAGGGCGGTATCGGTCTGCGTGGCCCGGGGGAAACCCAGCTGGAAACCGACCGGCGCTTGTTGCGGGTACGCCTGCGACAGATCAAGGCTCGCCTGGAAAAGGTTCGCAGCCAGCGAGAGCAGGCTCGTCGTGGCCGCAAGCGTGCCGATATCCCGTCAGTGTCGCTGGTGGGCTATACCAACGCCGGCAAATCCACTTTGTTCAATGCCGTCACCGTGTCCGATGTCTACGCGGCCGACCAGTTGTTCGCTACCCTCGACCCCACCTTGCGCCGGCTGGAGCTGGACGACCTGGGGCCGATCGTGCTGGCCGACACCGTGGGTTTCATTCGCCACTTGCCGCACAAATTGGTGGAAGCATTTCGGGCTACGCTCGAAGAGTCGAGCAATTCCGACCTGCTGCTGCATGTGATCGATGCCCATGAGCCCGAGCGCATGGCCCAGATCGAGCAGGTCATGGTCGTGCTGGGGGAGATCGGGGCTCAGGACTTGCCGATCCTGGAGGTCTATAACAAACTCGATTTGCTCGAGGGCGTTGAGCCACAGATACAGCGTGATCCCGATGGCAAGCCGCAGCGCGTCTGGTTATCGGCCCGTGATGGCCAGGGACTGGACTTGCTCAAGCAGGCCATTGCGGAGCTGCTGGGTGAAGATTTGTTCGTTGGCACCTTGCGCTTGCCCCAGCGTTTTGCTCGACTGCGAGCACAGTTTTTCCAGTTGAATGCTGTGCAGAAAGAAGATCATGACGATGAAGGTGTCAGTTTGCTGGCCGTTCGCCTGCCTCGGGCCGAGTTGAACCGGCTGGTCAGTCGCGAAGGCTGGCAGCCGTCGGACTTCATCGAGCAACACACTTTGCAATAA
- the hflK gene encoding FtsH protease activity modulator HflK codes for MAWNEPGGNSNNQDPWGGKRRNNGDRKGPPDLDEAFRKLQESLNGLFGGGKKRGDDGASSGKGGGFGLLGIGLVVLAAAWLYSAVYVVDEQEQAVVLRFGKYYETVGPGLNIYFPPIDRKYMENVTRERAYTKQGQMLTEDENIVEVPLTVQYKISNLQDFVLNVDQPEISLQHATDSALRHVVGSTAMDQVLTEGREQMASEIKERLQRFLDNYRTGITVTQVNVQSAAAPREVQEAFDDVIRAREDEQRSRNQAETYANGVVPEARGQAQRIIEDANGYRDEVVSRAKGEADRFTKLVGEYRKAPEVTRQRLYLDTMQEVFSNTSKVLVTGSKGGQNNLLYLPLDKMIDSGRSGGAPVTGSASTSSNEANARAAVEHMQQQQQTRSRESR; via the coding sequence ATGGCTTGGAATGAGCCGGGTGGCAACTCGAATAATCAGGACCCTTGGGGCGGTAAGCGCCGCAATAACGGCGATCGCAAGGGCCCGCCAGATCTCGACGAGGCCTTCCGTAAGCTGCAGGAAAGCCTGAATGGGTTGTTCGGTGGTGGTAAGAAACGTGGTGATGACGGCGCCAGCTCCGGCAAGGGCGGCGGTTTTGGCTTGCTGGGCATTGGCCTGGTCGTGCTGGCGGCTGCTTGGCTGTACAGCGCGGTCTATGTCGTCGATGAGCAGGAGCAGGCCGTGGTGCTGCGCTTCGGCAAATACTATGAGACTGTCGGTCCGGGCCTGAACATCTACTTCCCGCCGATCGACCGCAAGTACATGGAAAACGTCACGCGTGAGCGTGCCTATACCAAGCAGGGCCAGATGCTGACCGAGGACGAGAATATCGTCGAGGTGCCGCTGACCGTGCAGTACAAGATCAGCAACTTGCAGGACTTCGTGCTGAACGTCGATCAGCCGGAGATCAGCCTGCAGCACGCGACCGATAGCGCCCTGCGCCATGTGGTGGGTTCCACCGCCATGGACCAGGTGCTGACTGAAGGTCGTGAGCAGATGGCCAGCGAGATCAAGGAGCGCTTGCAGCGTTTCCTCGACAACTATCGCACCGGTATCACCGTGACCCAGGTCAACGTACAAAGCGCAGCGGCACCGCGTGAAGTGCAGGAAGCCTTCGACGATGTGATCCGCGCTCGTGAAGATGAGCAGCGCTCGCGCAACCAGGCTGAAACCTATGCCAATGGTGTGGTACCCGAGGCTCGTGGTCAGGCCCAGCGCATCATCGAGGATGCCAACGGTTATCGCGACGAAGTGGTTTCCCGTGCCAAGGGTGAGGCGGACCGCTTTACCAAGCTGGTCGGCGAATACCGCAAGGCACCTGAGGTGACTCGCCAGCGCCTGTACCTGGACACCATGCAGGAAGTCTTCAGCAATACCAGCAAGGTCCTGGTGACCGGAAGCAAGGGTGGGCAGAACAACCTGCTGTACCTGCCGCTGGACAAGATGATCGACAGTGGTCGTAGCGGCGGTGCTCCGGTAACGGGCTCGGCGTCTACCTCCAGCAATGAAGCGAATGCGCGCGCGGCGGTTGAGCATATGCAGCAACAGCAGCAGACGCGTTCTAGGGAGAGTCGCTGA